The genomic DNA ttttattaacataaaagtcattttaatagGCTGCTGCGAcataactttaaaacgtaactttattatttttaactttcttaataaattatatttaatgaacagatttggtggtctattttagccctcattatataagaaaattcGATAAGTTTAttatccgtccgaatttattggcgtatagaaaattttaaggggccTACTTTGCCCCCTCCTCCTCTACCAatctcattaaattttctctaaaactttaaaaagtaAGCAATctagtgtaaaatatttatgtgatTCAATTAGAAATTATTCATTTGAATGGAATCTTATACATCTTGTGAAATCGGTATTATACTCGAGTAGAGTTATGTGGGGCAAGTGTGCATTGTGGGTAAGTGTATGCAAACTCATTCATTTCGGACTGAAATGCATGGGTTTGCGCACACTTGTCCCACATGACTCTATGAGTTTGGCAGCACGTGCGGAACAATTATTGCCAACTCACGAGAGTATAATACTCGATGTCACTAGATGTATACAGTAGTTTATGTAATGATTAAACGAGAAAATCGCCGTTAAATATCTAAAGCCAGCGACATGCAGTcggaattataaaaatagtttactttattgttatcaaaaaaaaattaatactttatgaAATTGAATTGATAGAGATATGTAAGGTTATAAAATTCCGCTGACGTTGATGCATTGATGTGCACATGCGTGTGCTGATTAATCAAATGCGCATGTGCGATCTAGAGATTTTGGTCATGTTAATAAGTCAGCTAAATTTAAAGTGACGTCATAAAAGAGGGAAGTAATAGATTCGCCGTTAATGTCTTGAATCATTGAGTAGGGAAATACTCCGCccattttactaaaattttatgatttactaCAAATAGTAGTGatttaacatatattaaatCACACTTTTGACCAATCAGAAAAGATTGTATcgtaatataatattttatgcgTCTCAGTTTAACCAGTTAGCGGCGTATTCTTCAGATATACgagttacaaaaaatgattttagttTTCATTAATAACATTTAGTTACAAACTTTTATGACGTATTTCACTAGTATAGATAAAAATTGCAGTCtgcttatgaaaaaataattttgaaatggaatcgtcttattttattatattatttaatttaaaaacgtaAGAGATATAAAACATAgacattaattgattaattattgatattgcATGCGTGACACATCTTTATTCCGTATTCCCGTTacattatataatatataacgtGAGATTTAATAACTGCAAATAATACACTGATCGAAAGGTTATCTTGGTTCAAAGAgaattatcttgagtcaagagaatatttaggaaaatggaataaatcttggttgaagaaaattttctcttaattttgattattttgattcaaaaagttattttttcgaccCAAATGGGTTaaagttttaagttaaaaatatatgattttagttcaaaaagaaaaaatattttaagaaagtaaattgttttttgaattaatattttgaatttcttcattcatgtatattgaatattttattctatgaaatttaactTCTCTACGTAAGGAGTCAGATTTCTTAAACCAACTAGTGGCTATtgcttgaaacaaaaataaaaaaaattcaagtcaagaaaatCAAGCTCTTGGTTTTTTTCCATAGCAGCATTCGGATAACAGGAGCACTCGGGTCTATGCAGCTTCTCTACTTCGGACACTACTTTGTGTATACACGTAGACGCCCGAAGatcccaaaaaaatgaaacgagtCTGTTCAGCGCTGGCGCCGTATATGtgcaattatatattacacaccaatattctaatagtattagttaattaattatacaattaactaattcatatacataaattgttttgaattgaaGTGTCCGGTAAAAATGTGAGTTATTGTAGTTATTAGTCATTATATCTGGTGTTTTTTCCTGATTCACGTTAAGTTAAATGGTGTCGTTTCAATCACAAAAAagaaagttaattattatttatgctgttttTAATCATATCAGATAGTCACGTTTGTTATCATTTCTGAtcctaaatttatataaaattgtttccttTTTAGTGTGGTATATATCATGCAGTTGATGCTGTCAATGAAGCCAGGATAAATAACCTAacctttcatttatttttgtaacaaaaaaaaaatttttttattgtaataaagaatcaaaatatattttgatgattaattgtatatactctgaaaatagaatttttaataaaaaccattaatttaaaattgaacttaattattgtattttaaaataaaagtattttttattttacgttaatgtataatttagttttaaaatgagttttttatttttttaatctaaaattaattgttttcagataaagtctacatttattttgaactaaatgttatcaaatctttaaataaattaatttttacttggagTAAGTTAAATGTGCCTCCGTTTAAAAACTCGATGTATCGAAATGAATCGATATCGACTACATTTGAGAGAACGATGTTTTTAGAATGAGTTGGTATCTTCTAAAACCAAGagctaaattttcttgagccaaccaagttgttttcttgttcggagaaactaaaaacatttaaagcaaaaatttatatttttaaatcaaaattgaatttctttattgaagagctttatatactctaattaaaaaaaaaaaaattttttaccaagagaaaattttttcaaacaagaaaagaggatattttaatttaagaatttatttttggaaacgattttcttcttgacccaagaattcctttttttgtgtgtagcCAACTATCATAATATAAGAGAAaacgatatttttttagtaaaaaaaattgtatttatattaaattgtaatttaaaactaCACTTTATgctgttaatttataaaaataaaaactgattatAGTGAATATAATGAAGcttactcaataaaaaaaaaaaaaaaacatagatTTATGTAGacggtaataaattttaatttctgaatataaattttataacacattgtttcgcaaaaaaaaatgacttgttCAAGTCAATAAAATCTGTGAAATTGTTGATGTGATTAAGACAAAATAACATCGACAAATGATTGATTGATCAATCAATATCTATATAAGGTCAATTACTCTACTATAGCTTTCAGATCTCGATAGCGTTAAATAAACCTTACTTAATCCTTAGTAATACGTTTAATCAtcgacaaattattttatttattgttagtatgttatttctttttaattatttatgtatgccTATAATATAAGTACTTGAAAATAAgaagaaaatagaaataatgatacaaaacttacatttttattgtacgagtgtgaattgattttaaagttaaaaatttttttttttactttgttattcaattaaaaaaattcacagaTCTAAAAATGacgatatttatgtaatttatacGCCGAAATATTGAGTTTGCGTCATCACGTTATTTTTAGTTGGGTTAATTACCGGAAATATGAACATCCGAGTGTCTTTTGATATAGCCACAATTGCATGCCTTGTTcgacttatttattattgaatttataagcttattattaacttaatatatataattgtaaatttttatgtaaacaaTTTTGAGTACTGCCAATTACTTAATACAGTTACTTCagagtatatttatatttgaagcatttttaaaataaagtaaacaaAATTCTTCAAAAGTATTCTCAGACAGAACCCCTCtcactttttgaaaatattcaatgactcaaTTCTCATAAccgcattaaaattttattaattaattaaaaaaaatgttaagcattaatttgaataaaaaaaaacaacgtaaagatataaactaaaaaaaaaaaaattactttcctCTGTTATAAGTTAAAAGGGTTAAGTGTTGaacgaaatttggtaaataaattttatcctaTAAAATTAGACATTTTGAGTCAATAttgacatgaaaattttattaaaatttatttaccgaaTTCCGCTTAACtccaaaataataacaactacacagaaaaaaaaaatcttgagtcaagaaaatattttggaagacaaacgtttttaGGAAtcgtcaagattttcttgagctaaGAAAATTCGTCTTGATCAGAGGAGATTTATActttatccaaaaaaatttagtctttcaaaatacttttgttgaatcaagaatatttgttTTCAGTcgagagtttttttttctgtgtatacgtcatttttttcaaagctaGGATAGAGGTAGCGTTTTTGGCaactttagggccagttttggacacttgaaaaatttatgtaaaataatttttaaaatacacaatgacataatttatttttaaaaatgtttccaaagatacttttatccgactattgaaatggaaattttattttatacttattaattaattaaaataaaatattaaatgtccaaacaTGGaacagtggccacaaatggtacttctaccctacaTCACAGCGAAATTATAAGTTgtacttttttcaattaatgctttagcttttctttaattaattaataaaattttaatactgttaTGACAGTTTAAaggtcattaaatatttataaaaagtaggGGGGGGTTATTTTAGAATGCCatcactaataataatttttaaagtttatacctttatttcaattaaattattcagataataatttaattatctaatatTAATTGTTTGTATGTAATTGGTATTCAAATAAGAAATGGTTACCATACATTATAGGAagtattcccataatatatttaaattattgtaaatgttAATGACTGCAACtctaactaaaataaaattttacttgtacTCAAATGTTGCAAATCAGTTTTAAtttctgtagaaaattatttttgcagtattgttaaaaaatggataatgttggtaataaaataacttatgTGGAACAAAAgtaaaagagagagagagagagagagattaattgaaaaacaaGAAGAAAAATGTCTTTCAACTAATAGTAAACAGATTAGATAGCTGTCTTTGTTTTACTCCTCGTAATAGTTACAATGAAATCTCACTTTACAAGTTTCTATAATCGGATGATGTGGCCTTCAAGAAATTGGAGCGCTcacttttaattacatatttcctcactatgatttattttttattttttaattattctctgATATTCTGCATAGTAAAAGATATGTTGTCgatgtgttaaaaaaaaagtacgtgTTAAAATtcaagtgaatatttttaatttttgtatgtaaatttaatacccagtcattattttgattgaccagttttaatcgatttatttcttaattcatttttgtacaaattttatttttgtacaaaAGTAACACTTTAAATATTACCGCCAAATAAACACACAATATTTTAACATTCCTTTATGTTACTTTTAATCTACAtgtatgcattttttttttttacacatccgcaaatgttataataatatataaactaGTTTAACCCGTTTTTACCCGCTATTTGTGTTacttttgacaaaaaaaattgtaccgTACAAATGAATCGTTtgtttgagaaaccccataagtcaagaaaacaaaatttttcagaaaacacaaaaaacatttttttggaaaaacttgacattaaaataataaataaataattgaataaaataaagttagcatctctggaaaaaattccaacaagaaaaatttaattttttaactgaaactacttgaaaaaattatttaaagttgattgacttatggaGTTTTTTAAccaaacgtaaaaaaaaaatttttaaatcattgtttttttaaatgtttccactcaaatcattgataacactgataaaatgaagtattaaatatgtatttgaactctgaaactcagaaattacaaaaaattagaattaatttaaacattttaattagtcatataacagtcaacCATAAAACAAcacttgaaattaattttccaaaaaagcgcgaattttaaataaataaaaaaataataatttctgtaaaacttAAACTGCATATGTTcatttgagtcattgacttatgggatttatcaattaaatgaaattgctgtcaccccgttaatttttttttaaacgctgatttgatgtatattttgattgatttctatggggaagggggggggggggcatccaaagaacccaaaaatgtaaaaaacttaattttgtaaaaaacatgacttatggggtttctcaaataaacgattcaaatgGACATTTTGAATATCAAGAAATAATTtggaaaagaagaaaaaaaagaaaatctattaaatttattgctgGTACACGTATAGTACATTAATatactctaaaaccaagtgtgttacaagtgtatcattttaacacatattaaatgtgttttatgtttaaggccataagcgaaactatagttttttgtagtcattTAAAACACGTTTCACGGTGTATTAAATATCCGTATATTGCTTATggcgtttcaatgttatttgggaagtgtgttaattttgactacacacttggttttagagtgtatGGAAAAGTCGCAGATCTATTGCCAGTAATGTAACAATTTTATAGCTGGTTCATACTATTGTCGCCAGCACTATTCTCAATCCCAGTTCATAACTGATGATTTAATTCTTTCTTACATGATTTTGAGTTTCACCTTTAACAAACgataattacatatttatataaattttttatttttagttaatcaTATGATGTGTGAGAGTATTAATGTGAATTTCTTTACTTAAGAGCCTAATGTAAATAACTAATGTTTTACACAACAGTTTTAACGTTCCTTTTTACGACACGTGTTGGGAAGGGTAAAGCGTGGTTAAACGCGTGACTTGGCGACCAAGACATACCCTTCTCTTATACCTCAAGTCACGTGGAATGTAACGCGGTCGCTTAtttctttatctttttcttTTCACCGACAACGATGTAATATTATTCATATGGCtcagagaattttacggtattttttatgtaaaaaatttatagaaaaattactatggtaATAGTTATAGTTGCATGAAATCAGTCTGGAATTGTGGTAAAATTTACCGATAacatagaatttttcaaatacactgaacagaatttacaatgTGCATCGTAATTTTCACAAACCAAcatattcaattttactttagaaattttttctaactgTATTGTAATTGATTATTCTAAATTAGAATATTTGGTGAAATATTCGTAACAATGAATACGTGGAAAAATATTCGTAACAAGGAATATGTGgacaaataaaagtaataaataaaaacaaaaaattaaaattaaaagaaagctaaaaaaaatgagttagATACATTTTAAGCTGGTGAACGATTTTGGGTAGATTCTTGAGGTACTTAGAAAAATTGTACAGTCTGGTACAGAAGCTGTTACATCTTTAGGTGAGAACCTTTTGTACGGAAAAGCATTTCAATTTACAGATTAAatttcaatcggaaaaaacatttaatattttccgaTTAGTTTTTTAATCGGATTaattcggaaaataataattttgttttgactATATTCCgatagaaatattttgaacggattCTATCGGATTCATTGGGAAAATAATCCGTTTTTATCGATCATTTTCTCAATTGAATCCGATAAAAAATCAGTCGAATATTcccgattgaatccgattagaatttttgatCAAATTCAATCAGAGTTTATAATCAAAGCTAACCTTATTCAATAGAATCCTTTAAAGTTTCATTAGtatataaaaatctttttggaaTTATTTGCTGcactatatttttaaactttaattttacttgTGTTCTTTTTAGttacaattttcttatttgtttttgttgaaagatttaattttgCTATTTTATAATCTCAACGAGCGAATACCAATAAACAGGCGGTCATTTACTGGTATTGATAAAGTCTAACCCACCAATAAATGACTGGTCGGTCATTTACTCGCTGAGTACAGTAACAAAGTATACCAGTGAATGAccaacataaaattaattcaccATGAGAACAAATGCAATAGAATTTCTATGGaatctactaataaaattatgcaTAATCATATATACTTTTGTgccaaaatatatatcaatctATAGAATTATATCTGATTATATGAAATTGTTTTTCCCGGTTTCCCATATGGATTTGAGATGATTTCGATTTCCATGGGAAACCACGTAAGAATTTGTGCAAGAATCTATGCTGGATTCCTATAGGAAATCATAAGAGAATCCATCCAAAAAtgccatatgggaatccacatGGCAATCTGAGCTGGATTCCcacatcaattttttcgattGGATAATAACATGGATATTAATAAAGAAACACTttttcatgtaaaaaaaattaatataataatttattacactagtcgttttacaaaaaattaattaagtagctaatgaattttttttattacaaattcctatttgataatttagtcttaaatattttatgccatgaataattttttgtataacaatattaattttgtataataattacattttcatGAAACTActgaatcaaaaaaatatttgatttttgtactatttattagaatttttaagtattcaatttttttgagacaatCAATTGATcatagaatcaaaattttgaacaataGCTAATACAGCTTGTGTTGGAAGGTCAATTAGATGTTATTAATATATCTTTTACTGCCtccatttaataaaaatcaacatACTGTGCTTCTTTAAAGAGATCGGATGCAAAATCGCCAATACTATCAGCAATATCTGCTTGATGTTCCACGACATCGAATGGATCAACCATAGGTGATAATTGACTTTTTATGCCATTGAACCATGATGAAAAACTAAATGGTGCAGCAAGTCCCTGGATACAGATAGATTAcattagataatttaaaaacactgatagttaattaaaatatttgataatttttttagattttgtgATTAATACAGTCGAGTCGCGTTATGAAGCCGCCTACAAGGCTGTAGGGGAATATAATTCTAAGAATTCCTGTACCCCCACTTTTGGGGGTACAGTCGAACGTCATAACTTACACTTCCCCTACTGTACAAGCGTGAGAGTGTGTACGTAAGTTTTTTCATAGTCATGGAAGGGAAATGTCTTCAATAGAAATATGAGTCATAATGAGCGGACTCATAACGCGACTCGACTATATATTTTGTacgacatttaaatttaatacctcGGAAGAGTTTAGTAATATTCATAAGTTTcttaaacaatatttttttaaaaatctaaattgaTTAACAAAAGCTAAGTTAATTATGTATTAAATAACTAATCACTTTGAGAAACCCACTGATTTTATGgaaggttaaaaaattttttgatatttatacaatttctaattatttgaaaatcaatactaaacatttgaataataagtaattgacactaaaaaatttcaatagtaattaggaaacaaattttattaattacatggATATTTTCTATTTGTCAAAAACAATATTcctagttatttaaatattcagtaaattgaaagaaatattttttctaaaaaaaaaagtattcaagtTTAGCTGGATTTGAAAAGAATGAACTGCGctgaataaaagttattttttcaagtccCTTAATGATGATCAATTTCTTTAATTAGTATTGTCTATtttgtaactaaaaatttgaacgcAAATTTAAACTGCACTCAGAAATATATTCAGTTGAGTtctttaatagaaaaaatgatcaaaatctcttgttgaaataaaataaaagtgtcaaaaaaatattaaatatttcgcAGACAATTTGTCGATGAAAATAATTGaccaataataattcaaaataattaatttttttcagtcaatgttttagtaattgataatatttttcaaatattcgaattttaaaaaaacaatattttgcaaattacaaaatatccaaaaaactagaaattttattacaactaattactaaatatttgaCTAATTAAAGATATTATACGAGAGAAATGTGAATTTTAGAAAAAcatttaaggggttaggggtagtcagaattttcaaaaaatcgatttttttttttttgcattttcttaaagtataatattttaaaaatattgtgtgaaaatttgaagtgaatccgacaaattcttttcgagttatttaacaatgaccaaaggacgcCAATGACCAAATGACCAATGGAGGTGGATGCGATGGTCGAAATGTTTTCGTATTCTGAAACTAAATATGGAGTTAAGTATGCCAACTATATTGGTGATGGTGACTCCAAGACCTATtcaggaattataaaatcagatccttacgaaaatacaactgtaaataaaaaggaatgtatagggcatgtccaaaagcggatggggagtcgattacgtacgctgaagagtaaacaaaaaggtcttggtggtcgaggtaagctcacaggaaaattaatagacaaactaactgtgtactatggtttagcaatacgccggcattgtgattctattgaaaatatgaaatctgctataatggcaaccttttatcactacggctcgagtgatgaaaaaccgaatcatgatatgtgtccaaaaggcgaagaatcttggtgctcttaccagcgcgctgaagcaagaggagagcttgataccttttctcacgattattctcctttaccttctgatgttttaaaagctatcaagcctatatacgaagatcttagtaatgaaaatttactttcaagatgtgtaggtggattcaatcagaataataatgaaagctttaaccaactagtatggaaaatatgcccaaaaacggtaaatactagttttaccatcgtacaaatagctgcatacgttgctatgtgtatatttaatgagggtataaattcattattagtcttgatgaatacactaggacttaattgtgggcctaattctcatcggtatgcagaaagaatggatgctgcacgtatcaaagtagcagataagcgcgctaatgataacacccgagaaggtcgattgcaacgtaggcaccagcaaatcgatattttggaagctgctatgtcggctgaagagctattatatggtccaggaatagatgactcagtgtaagttattaaataattcttataattcgacataaatccatagcaaaactttaaatgcgtttttctcaaaactatgttttctgaactggtgatcactgtaacttaaaaactgctcggtagatttcaataaaatttattgtacttttgaaatacattaaaaactcgtgcctgatcgaaggattttttttttttttcaaaatttcgatttttttttaacaataaactgtcggtttttttctcgaaaatttgaaaaaaatttcctgaggccgccattttgttaatttcgaaaaaaaaaaaaaaagcttcgatcaggcacaagattatctattaataaaactaatttttcttgtccgattgattttagatgaatctccaaggacttatgatgatcaccgcaaaggacttcgggaggaacgggctctacaaaaacagcgataactttttgaattattaatttttttttttgaaattttcgtgaagtcaaatcgaaacgtgttctaataaagctatgtttttatttttgtcaaataaagtaattaactacaaaaaaaaaattattgaaaatcatcattttttcatacccctgagtacccctaaccccttaattATTGTCTTTTCAAAGCTATTTTTTTGAATGCTCAGTAATTGCAttgaatttacattttaattttttaaaaaattggcatttatttttcatttaataataatttttatagaatctTCATTTTCTgtgttttcatttattaattgttaatttaaaaattaaaaaaaaaaaaagttacaaaaaataCGCGATGGCACTAGTTATCTAAGATACTGTTATCTCATTATTAAAAtcgaaatgttttttaaactttttcatgaatttaaataaagtattaaatgttcaaaaaaagagcagtacactgtaaaaaattcgcggagtgaatgcggattaaatccggagtgaatgcggagtgaatgcggagtgaatgaatttttaattattcactcctctcggagtgaaattcactccgcaggggagttttcgcggagtagataatttttcattaatttaatccctccggagtgaaattcactccggagcggagttttgaaaatattattaataaaatataactccactcaataaaatcgaagtaaaaattcgcgtattacattattgatcagctgatatgcacacacatacgcacatacatatttaggcacacacgcgcactcgcacacacacgcacgcacacatttgcacataAGCAGACAAtcgaacacacacacgcacacatttgcacacatgcacacatttgcacacacgcacacaaacacctgcacacacccaaacacacactcgcacacacacacacacacattgtttagcagtttaatataaattagtataaatttatttaagtattaaaactccggactggagtgaattgggagtgaaataaaatctgcgtcactccgcaatcactccgctaaaaaaaaactcccaattcactccgcatgcggagtgatttttttcaaaactccggaactccgagtggcggagtgaattcggatttaatttcactccgaattcactccggattttttacagtgtagccACAAATGGAACTTGTACTCTATAttcagtaattattaatataattaatcgtgtattcaaataattatttacttgtagAATCAAACttgcaaaaataaaacacaCGATGAAAATAGTCTtcatgtttataaaaatatttgataaatttttaaaatcaattttcgcTGAACTTCTAGACTGACTAGTTCGACCTTGAATTCAGAAGTGAATCTTCTAAACGAATTCATGCCCTTATATATTCACTCTCTGACGTACTGAATTATCGTACGTGACTTATACCGTCTAATTATCCCAAAATGTCCATGACGTTAATGTTCATTTATAAGTAGACAAAAGGAAAacggataaataaataatgtattaagtatttattgttatcaagCTTAAAGAAATTTTAGTGCTCctataaataatgattaaatacTTTAATAATACTAttcttgaagaaaataaatttataataattcataaaattttatatagtgaatgaatttattgtttttttaaatttataaaatttgatacagggataggataaaaaaaagcagtatttattttttttttttttttagcaaaatgACTGATGTAgcaaattattgttttaatattttgtaatgaacaattttttttttttattcttgtctttgattattaaatattgaatagaAAATATAGTCCATCCCTgcatgaaaatatcatatatgataaacctatattaataaatatatgatacagacataaataaatatgtgacaatacatgaaatcttatatagaactatatatagattttggtcgattttattatatttctatatatcttttcttttatattatttcatatatatttccgtctataactttaatttattatttatatgtgGAAACTAATAAGAATGCATGTATAATCCATTAATATATGGTACGATACACGTACCatgtatttaactttatatat from Microplitis mediator isolate UGA2020A chromosome 7, iyMicMedi2.1, whole genome shotgun sequence includes the following:
- the LOC130671099 gene encoding uncharacterized protein LOC130671099 isoform X1, which gives rise to MEVDAMVEMFSYSETKYGVKYANYIGDGDSKTYSGIIKSDPYENTTVNKKECIGHVQKRMGSRLRTLKSKQKGLGGRGKLTGKLIDKLTVYYGLAIRRHCDSIENMKSAIMATFYHYGSSDEKPNHDMCPKGEESWCSYQRAEARGELDTFSHDYSPLPSDVLKAIKPIYEDLSNENLLSRCVGGFNQNNNESFNQLVWKICPKTVNTSFTIVQIAAYVAMCIFNEGINSLLVLMNTLGLNCGPNSHRYAERMDAARIKVADKRANDNTREGRLQRRHQQIDILEAAMSAEELLYGPGIDDSV
- the LOC130671099 gene encoding uncharacterized protein LOC130671099 isoform X2, with the protein product MENMPKNVLMNTLGLNCGPNSHRYAERMDAARIKVADKRANDNTREGRLQRRHQQIDILEAAMSAEELLYGPGIDDSV